In Candidatus Eisenbacteria bacterium, one DNA window encodes the following:
- a CDS encoding amidophosphoribosyltransferase encodes MNGWSPDKAWREECGVFAAIGVPRAAAVVGLGLHALQHRGQEATGIVSADLDGAFHSHRGIGLVSDVYTDAVLRSLPGQLAIGHNRYSTTGGLTIENTQPLRVVYRGGALALAHNGNLVNAGALREGLEGAGSIFQTTLDTEVLLHLMALAGDCSVEDALVEAAQQVTGAFSLVVLAPDAVFALRDAHGFRPLCIGRLGDGYVVASETCALDLVGADYVRDVERGELVRLDSQGMRSRRALPAAEPARHCIFEHIYFSRPDSRVFGEGVDRVRRRIGHRLAAEQPAEADVVIAVPDSSNSIALGYSEASGTAFELGLIRNHYIGRTFIQPLQEERDSSVRIKFNPVREVLEGRRVVVVDDSIVRGTTSRKLVRILRRAGASEVHFRVGSPPVTHPCFYGIDTPSRRELIGAVKSVAEIAEFLGVDSLGYLSHEGLLACEREPERYCSACFTGRYPVAVDPRAHKLQFEGVTRAAGAR; translated from the coding sequence GTGAACGGTTGGTCGCCCGACAAGGCATGGCGTGAAGAGTGCGGAGTGTTCGCGGCGATCGGCGTGCCGCGCGCCGCCGCGGTCGTGGGGCTCGGACTGCACGCGCTGCAGCATCGCGGACAGGAGGCCACCGGCATCGTGTCCGCGGATCTCGACGGTGCTTTTCACAGTCACCGCGGCATCGGGCTCGTTTCCGACGTCTACACCGATGCGGTGTTGCGCAGCCTGCCGGGCCAGCTCGCGATCGGACACAATCGTTACTCGACCACCGGCGGCCTGACGATCGAGAACACTCAACCGCTGCGCGTGGTGTATCGCGGCGGCGCGCTCGCGCTGGCGCACAACGGCAACCTCGTGAACGCGGGTGCTCTGCGAGAGGGGCTCGAGGGCGCCGGTTCGATCTTTCAGACCACGCTCGATACGGAAGTGCTCCTTCACTTGATGGCGCTGGCCGGCGACTGCTCGGTCGAGGATGCACTGGTCGAGGCCGCGCAGCAGGTGACCGGTGCATTCTCGCTCGTGGTGCTGGCCCCCGATGCGGTGTTCGCGCTGCGCGACGCGCACGGCTTCCGGCCGCTGTGCATCGGTCGGCTGGGGGACGGGTACGTGGTCGCGAGCGAGACCTGCGCGCTCGATCTGGTCGGCGCGGACTACGTGCGCGACGTCGAGCGCGGTGAGCTGGTGCGGCTCGATTCGCAGGGCATGCGTTCGCGGCGGGCGCTGCCGGCCGCCGAGCCGGCACGCCACTGCATCTTCGAACACATCTACTTCTCGCGCCCCGACAGTCGCGTGTTCGGTGAAGGGGTCGATCGGGTGCGGCGGCGCATCGGCCATCGACTCGCCGCGGAGCAGCCGGCGGAGGCCGACGTGGTGATCGCGGTGCCGGACTCCAGCAACTCGATCGCGCTCGGCTACTCCGAGGCGTCGGGCACGGCGTTCGAGCTCGGTCTGATCCGCAACCACTACATCGGCCGCACGTTCATCCAGCCGCTGCAGGAAGAGCGCGACTCGAGCGTTCGCATCAAGTTCAATCCGGTGCGCGAGGTGCTCGAGGGACGGCGAGTGGTGGTGGTGGACGATTCGATCGTGCGCGGCACGACGAGTCGCAAGCTGGTTCGTATCCTGCGGCGCGCGGGTGCGAGCGAAGTCCACTTTCGAGTCGGCTCACCCCCGGTGACGCATCCGTGCTTCTACGGGATCGACACGCCGAGTCGGCGGGAGTTGATCGGCGCGGTCAAGAGTGTGGCGGAGATCGCCGAGTTCCTCGGTGTGGATTCGCTCGGCTATCTCTCGCACGAGGGATTGCTGGCGTGCGAGCGCGAGCCCGAGCGCTATTGCAGCGCGTGCTTCACCGGCCGGTATCCGGTCGCGGTCGATCCCCGCGCACACAAGCTCCAGTTCGAGGGAGTCACGCGCGCGGCGGGCGCGCGCTGA
- the lysS gene encoding lysine--tRNA ligase has translation MSLRLLMDQRREKIARWREIGVEPYAYRYEVTHHAAEILAWGDRVTEQPGERVRIAGRAMTLRGHGKAGFAHLLDRSGRVQAYFRADQLGDQYRRYELLDVGDWVGVEGPVFRTRTGEITVRADAVELLAKSIRPLPEKWHGLQDPETRYRQRYADLFVNLPVREVFRTRSRVTRAIREFLDGLGYLEVETPVLQPLYGGAFARPFVTRHHALDMELYLRISDELYLKRLIVGGLDRVYEFSRNFRNEGMDRSHNPEFTILEYYQAFADVHDMMSVTEALFVRALETATGGTRLEYQGHALDFTPPWPRVSMIDRVSDKVGERVDDLAPARMQRLLAAHGLSVRPGSGAGTMLDELFSALVQPELDQPCFLVDFPAEMSPLARLSRTRPGVVERFEVFAAGMELANAFSEQNDPDAQRAAFEAQMALRAAGDDEAQMLDHDYLRALEYGMPPTGGVGIGFDRLVMLLTNSRSIREVQLFPQLRPEEGRPVSDDETAEEDAPSAPLAPH, from the coding sequence ATGTCACTGCGTCTGCTGATGGACCAGCGACGCGAGAAGATCGCGCGCTGGCGCGAGATCGGCGTCGAGCCCTACGCCTATCGCTACGAGGTCACCCACCACGCGGCCGAGATCCTCGCGTGGGGGGATCGCGTCACCGAGCAGCCCGGTGAGCGAGTCCGGATCGCAGGGCGCGCGATGACGCTGCGCGGGCACGGCAAGGCGGGCTTCGCGCATCTGCTGGATCGCAGTGGGCGCGTACAGGCGTATTTCCGCGCCGATCAGCTCGGTGACCAGTATCGCCGCTATGAATTGCTCGACGTCGGTGACTGGGTCGGAGTCGAGGGTCCGGTGTTCCGTACCCGCACCGGTGAGATCACGGTGCGCGCGGACGCGGTCGAACTGCTGGCGAAATCGATCCGCCCGCTGCCCGAGAAGTGGCACGGGCTTCAGGACCCCGAGACGCGGTATCGCCAGCGCTACGCCGATCTGTTCGTGAACCTGCCGGTGCGCGAGGTGTTTCGAACCCGCTCGCGGGTGACGCGGGCGATCCGCGAGTTCCTCGACGGCCTCGGCTATCTCGAGGTCGAGACGCCGGTGCTGCAGCCGCTCTACGGCGGTGCGTTCGCGCGCCCGTTCGTGACGCGCCACCACGCGCTCGACATGGAACTGTACCTGCGTATTTCGGACGAGTTGTATCTCAAACGCCTGATCGTCGGCGGTCTGGATCGCGTCTACGAGTTCTCGCGCAACTTCCGCAATGAGGGCATGGATCGGTCGCACAATCCGGAATTCACGATCCTCGAGTACTACCAGGCCTTCGCGGACGTGCACGACATGATGAGCGTCACGGAGGCCCTGTTCGTGCGAGCGCTCGAGACTGCGACCGGAGGAACGAGGCTCGAGTACCAGGGACACGCGCTCGACTTCACGCCGCCGTGGCCGCGCGTCTCGATGATCGATCGCGTGAGCGACAAAGTAGGGGAGCGGGTCGACGACCTGGCGCCGGCCCGCATGCAGCGCCTGCTCGCGGCGCACGGACTCTCGGTGCGTCCCGGCTCGGGAGCTGGAACCATGCTCGACGAGCTGTTCAGCGCGCTGGTCCAGCCGGAGCTCGATCAACCGTGTTTTCTGGTCGACTTCCCGGCCGAGATGTCGCCGTTGGCGCGCCTCAGTCGCACGCGGCCCGGCGTGGTGGAGCGCTTCGAAGTGTTCGCAGCCGGTATGGAACTGGCCAATGCGTTCTCGGAGCAGAACGACCCCGATGCTCAGCGCGCCGCGTTCGAAGCCCAGATGGCGCTGAGGGCGGCCGGCGACGACGAGGCTCAGATGCTCGACCACGACTATCTCCGGGCGCTCGAGTACGGGATGCCGCCGACCGGTGGGGTGGGGATCGGATTCGACCGGCTCGTCATGCTGCTCACGAACTCGCGCTCGATTCGTGAGGTGCAGTTGTTTCCTCAACTGAGACCCGAGGAGGGCCGGCCGGTGTCCGACGACGAGACCGCGGAGGAGGACGCGCCCTCGGCCCCCCTCGCGCCGCATTGA